The stretch of DNA ACATAACAAactttttgatagaaaataaaatcttcCGCTGCCAGGATAGAAACATAACAAACTATGATTCACAACCTCTAAAGGATAAAGTTGTAACAagatttttaccactttgtttTAAGCGATAAtgcttttcttccattttcttttcaaagacTTTGAAGAAATTGTCTCTTCCTGAATCTGCACATATAGAAGCAGCCAAGCagtcataaaaaattacaaatcagtTCAGCTCCATCTAGGATGCATTGACTTCATACTTCTGGCCACTccaaaaatatacaagaaattTTTGGAAGATATAACGATCCAATGAAGGATCAAGCCACATTTGGACCCATAttccaaaaggattagtcaatataacaattggagccccttaaaattcattataaagtgcaaaatattctcattcccaagcaatgtgggatcccattcacCATCTTCCTATACACAATCTGGGGTATTGCAATCTGGCCCCTTGAATCCTTGACGTCCTCGTCAGGCTATTCCATTCCATCATAGGTAGCATAGCTCAAGTCTCACAGAAGTTGGGATTAGCTTTGAGACCATTTTTTATGACACAAAGaaagcccaagccacatctaggccAATAATCCAAAAAGACTAATCAATGTTATAATTAGAGCCCTTTGAAATTCATTATAAAGTGCAAAAACTTCTCCTtaccaagcaatgtgagacttgaTTAACCACCTTCCTACACACAATTTGAGGTATTACACCAAATGTGATTTTGAGAAATCAGGATCTGTGAGCCCTTTGCTCAAATACTGTAATTAATAGAGCATAAGCATACACACCCATGGATATTGGCTCAATTATGCAAACCTTGGGTGCAATTACTGTATTATATATAGGTTCAAAGTTGCCTGGAAAAAAGTAAAGCAAAAGACAGAAAAAGAGTAACTATGTAAtcctacaacttttttttacaagaattatTAACTAACTGTCAAACGTAGGTCATAATTAAGATGACCATGACAACaaagatgataatgatgatgataattatGACAAAAAAAGCAGTGACAATAATAACAAAGATGGTGGTCATTATGTATAATGATATTCTTACCTCGAAGGTTAGACTTAAAACCACAGCTAGTTAAATGATTTGCTAGTGCCTCCCCTAAATGTTGTTGCCAGTTCTGTGAGATTGTGGCTTCCAATACAGGCCATACTACAGCTGTCTCTGTCGTCAGGTTCACACTAGCAGATGACACTTGCGGCTGTccaaaattgtaataaattggATTGTACAGATTTAGTTAGCAGAACGGGGCAAAGTTCTTGCACATGAAAAAGAGATGGGAGAAGGAAAATTCAAGAAGAATTAATTATAGATGCTCAAATATATTGAGGATCTCATCACACGTTTGTGCACGTGATGGACACCTTGAGAGTGAAAGTGCGGCACATGCTGTATGAATGGCTGAAGAGTGAGGGGTTGTAACATAGCAACATGCGGGCGAATTGGGTGGTTGTAGTTCAGGTTGGGATGTGAGAGAATCATTGTAGGGTTCTATGTATAGGTTCATCCATCGTTGGTGATTTCCATTGATGTTTACTCTCCCTTATTTAATGGCAGATTTCACCAACATTTGCCCATAGTTGAGTTTTATCCTATGCTgctacttttttctttcttctgttaAAAGAATCTCCATATTTTCTCCACAACTTGGTTTTCCAGTGCTAGAGGGCTTTCAACTCTAAACCCAAAGTACAGTTCCACAGTCAAAGAAACCCATTTTTTAGAATCCGCAGGCGCCAGAATTTGAAATAAATCTCAATTCCATTTTGATACCACAAAATGCTGACTTTTTATAAAACTCCTTTTATCTATTGTCGCGGATGTACAAACCTCATTAATTCAGAACAAGAGATTTGGTTTTTGCGATACAcgttggtaagaaaaaaatcttcaacttagcaaaccTCGCCAAACATCCTCTGTCAATAACTCAAAAAGCTATCCCATTTTGCATAGAAATCGATAAAGAATCAGAATGAGattcaaccaaagaaaaaataaacaaaaaggaaaaacttacTTGATTTTCTAGAATTCTTTTCACACTAGCTGCACATCCCCCACATGTCATTCCCTGCCATATACGTACAGAAATAAAACCAattaaacaagttttttttatataaataaccaATTAACCAAGTTTATAGCagaagatgaaaaattaaattaaacgagAGAGAGTACATACTCCGACATCGAGTATAATCACATCAGGCGAGAGTGCCGAGACCACCTCGGCCCCTCCAGCAACCAAATTCCCCTTCGCATCCCCGCCGCCTGATCCATTTTCACCGCCACCGCCTCTGCTACCTCCTCCGAAACCGCCATCGCTCCCACCGCCAGACGCAAAGGAAGCAGCGGGGCTCGAGAAGCACTTTGGACGGCGTCGTATAGGAGGTATCACCGCCGCAGCGTGCAGGCTCCTCGGAGACGAGGGAACTAAACCACGACTGCATTTGAGTCGGCGAGTCGGGAGTGGCCAAGGAAGCAACTGACTAAGAGGATACCCGCATAAGCGATGGCGGCTGAGGGATTTTGAGACGGCGAAAAGCGCAATTGTCGTCGTAGTTACGGGTAATGCGGACTCcatcggagagagagagagagagagagcgagagagagagagagtagcaaGCGTCGTTCAATTCTACTTAGACGTTGGAATACAAGTTGCCATATGGGACTGAAGCGGGAGTTAGCGAACGGTCAAACTTGGAGCTTTCCAAGCTTATTGTGATCAAGCCTAGGTTCAAGTTTACGAAATTACCCTTCACCGGACAGCACGCCACCTATACATGGCAGACGTACGTAGGAGCTTCTCCCTTCACTCCGCCTGTCTGGTCTCCTCCATATGGCTAACCCCGGAGTGgttcattatatttttgtgatatatattttacaataattaatatatatatatataatatgtatgtatataaccCTCAATTTTAAATGCAATTAATTGTGGAGAAATATCCTAGCAACAAAATAATTGTACAAAAGTTGTAATGTCTCATAAACTAGTGGCGTTTGtcacattataaaattaattttattataaaatatatctgataaatcacataaagtcatgtcaatttatgagattatttttatgtaatctctctCATAAAAAATCAATGACTTCAGATCTGATTTTCACATGAGGGGGAGGAGGCATCATcttccttctccttcctctccATCCTCCATTCACCTACTTTAtctatcaagattttttttacctaattttattttgctttatttAAGGTCGAAAAAAACAGATCTACAGTTTTCAGACAACTCCTAAGAGACACGCGCGGCACAAAAAGATTCACAGGTCGAAAATCGTTCTGATGAAAGTGATGGTTTTGTAAAAATCACCGCGCGTGGTCCTTATGCACCATCCTTTTTAGCAGGTCTTCTCGACACACGCATCAGATCATCGAATTCGCTACCACTACACCTTCCAGATCTAACCTTTGTGGCTAAAAAAAACAAGTATGTTGTCTTCATGGGCCGTCACAAATTATGAAGTCTACTGGAGTTGGTCCAAACTTTATCCGTCATTTTTCGTATCtattttattactttcattttttgtttccttattgttaattaaaataagaaagagTTATTCTCTCGaacgtttgtctgtagagattgagttctCTCTTTTTATGAAGGGTGAGGTTGAGTCTCTGTTAGGCAGAAAATGTTGTCTCTTGGACTTTTTTTGTAGAGAGTATAAGCAATAGTGAATAACAGActagtcacaaaaaaaaatagtatactagtagagttttaaatgtattattttagtttatgataTCACATGTGATAtggaaatatttcaaaatatatctCATCATAGGTGTAAATTACTCTATTGAATGAATGATacaatttctattaaaaaagaatattgccACTGCCcatctaaaatatatagtttatttataGCTTATAATCTTAGGCCAAAAAGAAGCATTCTAAATACTGGAATGCTATAGGCCGCCAACTACCCACTTTTGATCCCTCTTTTATCGGGCACGTTCGGGACCAATATGTTGACTTGGGTCGTCATGAACTTCCTCGTACGTATGACCGTCTTTAACTGCACAAAATGCGCATTCTATTATGAACTTCCTACTGATCTCCAACAGGCGAAAATGAATATActcctataaataaataaaataaaaacaaaataattaaagaaacaaaaaattatgcttTGAAATTGCACGTACTAATTATATTTCTTTGAAACTTTTTcgagacagaaaaaaaaaaacacacacagaGAGATGGCAGGACGCGGTAATGTTTTAGATATCAAAACATTGGGCGGTTCCAATAAGAATGGCGGTGGATCTCTAACGCCGTCCGTCCTCATGATCTGCATCGTTGCGGCTTCAGCTGGGTTGATATTTGGCTATGATATCGGCGTTTCAGGTTACTATTCTGATCTTCATCTCCCTCTACAATCacttatatgcatgcatgggctattttaattcttcagtAATCTTCgatattcttcataatttttctctaattttatcctgtttaaatacaaaataacgaTCTTTTcactacaaaattattttgaattaatgaGACGCGAAGTCAAAATTATGATGTTTGATTGCAGGAGGTGTAACAACAATGGAATCATTTCTTAAGAAATTCTTCCCATCCGTTTTACTAAAGATGCATGATGCACAGCAGAATCAGTACTGTATATTCGACAGCCAAATTCTTACGGCATTTACATCCTCATTGTACATAACTGGTCTGGTATCGTCCCTCGTAGCTGGCCGTGTTACCACGGCTACAGGGCGGAAAGGCATTTTGATTATCGGTGGCGCCGTGTTCTTGTTGGGTACGGTGCTTAATGCTGTTGCCATGGACGTAAAAATGCTCATTTTTGGTCGACTCCTTCTCGGAGTTGGGATTGGTTTCACAAATCAGGTGTGATGCAGATCTCTAATTTAGTGAAACTTTGTGCAATTCcattaaaatatatgttataaataaaaatatagaggAAAAAGGTAGAATATAAAATCGCTTGCCGCAGTACGCTTTACCAACTGAGCTATATATTCTAACGTTTGTTGTTTTGATATAGGCAGCTCCAATATACCTCTCGGAGATGGCTCCACCTAAATGGCGCGGCGCGTTAAACACCGCCTTCCAGTTATTCATCGGCGCTGGAGTGGTATTAGCTGCATCGATCAACCTCATGGCTGCTCATCTCGGAGACATCGGCTGGCGAGTCTCATTGGGTTGTGCAGCCATACCCGCGGCGATCATGACGGTTGGCGCGATGTTCATTCCGGACACGCCAAGTAGCCTGATCCAACGGGGCCGGGTGCAGGAAGCCCGAAAATCCCTCAACCAAGTTCGCGGCGTCGACTCCGACACTGAGGCCGAGCTGAACGAGATGATTAGCCACAATGAGGCCGCCAAAGCTGACAACCGCCAGCCGTACAAGGTCATATTCGAAAGACGGCACCGGCCCCAACTGGTACTGGCGGCGGCTATCCCGTCGTTTCAACAGTTCACGGGGATCAATGTCGTGGCTTTCTATGGGCCCGTTATGCTCCGTTCGATTGGGATTAGTAGCGACGGGGCTTTGATTGCTGCCATCATACTTAACGTCGTGAATGCTACCTCTACGCTCGTATCAACTTTTGCCGTTGACAGGTTTGGGCGCCGACTTTTGTTCTTTGAAGCTGGGGTCCAGACGATTGTCTCTCAGGTCAGTTAAGTGTTTATTATGATGACTGTAAGCAATACCAACTGTTACAAGCATCTTCATTGAAGAGGATTTCTCATGTTTGTGATGAAGGTGGCCTTGGCATGGATATTGGCATCGGAGCTAGGGACTGCGGGAACTGCCACTTTCTCCAAGGGCGCAGCAATTACTGTACTGGTCCTGATGTGTAGCCTCTCGGCCGCATTTGGGTGGTCGTGGGGGCCGTTGACGTGGTTAGTTCCGGGGGAAATCTTGCCAATGGAAATTCGACCAGCCGGCCAAGGCATAGGCGTTGCCTGCAATTTTCTGTTCACCTTCATTTTGGCTCAGGTATTCGCCACCATCTTATGTCAAATGAAATATGGCGTTTTCCTTTTCTACGCTGCATGGGTGTTCATAATGACCGTTTTCGTGGCGCTATTCGTACCCGAGACTAAGGGGATTAGTTTGGAATCCATGGACACGATCTGGCAAGATCATTGGTTCTGGAATCGATACGTTGACGTTGAGAAGTACATACCCGGCCCGTGATCGACGTATTTCGCTGGAAAGTTGAGTTACCGAAAGAAGTAGTATTGATCTCGTTTCAACTTCTGGGAGCGAATTCTTCtgtttttctcttgatcttggCTAACCAGTACTGCTGGAGTGGTGGAAGCTTGCATGCAAGTGACTTGTGCTTGCCGTGATTCTAATCATGCAGAGCCTCTCCAACTTGGGTGTTGAGGGCCATTGGAAACAATCAATcaagttaaatatatatatgttatatataatatatatatacgtgaaaaatgttaaatgtatttaGAAAAAACTTACGTTTCCATATATCAGTTATTTAtcatatgttgaaaattatgagaatttcaaaagaaagttGTTAATAAAATGAGTgttgtaagtaaaaatatatgtaaaatgtaaatatatatagcactacttttatatatatatatatatatatatctaatatttggGTGAGAGTACGATCGAAGAGAATCCCATTTATAGCTCCATGGGATTTTATTTAGATTTTGGTCATAGAGCTTGTTCACTCTATTCATGGTTGTCATGTTGCGTAGAAAATCTGTTGAGTTGTTGCTCTTTAATATTCAATTTGGCACAAGAGTCTGTTAGGATTATTGTGTACGTACGTCTAGACATTTGGTCTGTTTATAAATTATCTGGATTAAaggtttaattaattagttcatTAAAAGTGCTTGTAATATTGTTTATTCAAACGCTGGCTTCCACCCCTTGTATATATCCTTCATCTCttgttcttcatatttttaCCAAATCATTTTGATCTGTAGGCTTAACTTGAAGAAGGATTATTGGGAGGCATCGAATAATCTAACCTCATTTTTGGATTagagtttatatataatattctacaACTGACTATCTCacaattaaaactaaaattgtATACAAACTTTtgaatcataattttatatctaaGAATTAATGAAGAACAACATTGTAAATAAACTTTTATACGAAAAGTTATTTAGTCATAAAAATATCCCACAAAAGTAAATTgacaaactgatgtgacttgatgtgctatattagattataaatatacttttattataaaatagatataatgtatcgtatgaaatcatgtcaatttatgaatttatttttgtgagatttattatagcacatttattttcatattcatataatataaaaaattatcactTGACAAATGTATATGGTCACAATAAATTCATAACTTTCTATAATTTAGAAAGACatatattaatcaatatatTCAACAACATTGAATGTTGCCCATGGTCGTCCCCATGAATTCATGTATTAGATGGATCCACGTATTATGGGT from Juglans microcarpa x Juglans regia isolate MS1-56 chromosome 3S, Jm3101_v1.0, whole genome shotgun sequence encodes:
- the LOC121257150 gene encoding sugar transport protein 5-like, producing MAGRGNVLDIKTLGGSNKNGGGSLTPSVLMICIVAASAGLIFGYDIGVSGGVTTMESFLKKFFPSVLLKMHDAQQNQYCIFDSQILTAFTSSLYITGLVSSLVAGRVTTATGRKGILIIGGAVFLLGTVLNAVAMDVKMLIFGRLLLGVGIGFTNQAAPIYLSEMAPPKWRGALNTAFQLFIGAGVVLAASINLMAAHLGDIGWRVSLGCAAIPAAIMTVGAMFIPDTPSSLIQRGRVQEARKSLNQVRGVDSDTEAELNEMISHNEAAKADNRQPYKVIFERRHRPQLVLAAAIPSFQQFTGINVVAFYGPVMLRSIGISSDGALIAAIILNVVNATSTLVSTFAVDRFGRRLLFFEAGVQTIVSQVALAWILASELGTAGTATFSKGAAITVLVLMCSLSAAFGWSWGPLTWLVPGEILPMEIRPAGQGIGVACNFLFTFILAQVFATILCQMKYGVFLFYAAWVFIMTVFVALFVPETKGISLESMDTIWQDHWFWNRYVDVEKYIPGP